The Leptodactylus fuscus isolate aLepFus1 chromosome 5, aLepFus1.hap2, whole genome shotgun sequence genome segment AATCTGACCTGTTAGGATGTTCAGAGGATAGAACAAAGCTATGCATTGCTCAATGAGGGATAACATGACAAACATTTACGGGGGGTTTCCCGATATAAATGATGGCATATATAGCATATACCATAACTTTTTAACTAGGAGACCCCCACCCATACACAGAAGGGTCTGCATTGCTAGTTGAGGACTACTTGTCAGTTCCCCGCACAGCGAGATGACAGGGGCACTACAGTGCGGAGAAAAAGTCAAAGGGATCTCAACTTCCCCATTCTTAGGGTCCAAGGAGATGGACCATCACTGAAGATGACAATAAAGCATATCCTAGGGGTATGCTAATTACGTTCTAAAATGGGAATACTCTTTTAACATTAAAGGAACATTAAAGGTCCCATCATGAGAAGAGGGAGAGCTGgccatccattcacttctatgagacaaTAGTCAATTGTTCTAGGAACTGCCATAGACAGAAATGAGATGTACATGTGTGTCCACCTCTCTGCTCAATACAACCCCTAGATGGGGGACTGGGAATTCTCGAAAATAGATGCAGATCCCGACTGTCCTCTGTGGCTATAAATGTCCAAGATAGGAATAACCCTTTTGGCTtttttaaaatcacatttttttctcactaacacataggaatagccttaataaaggctattcttctcctacctttagatgtcttctcccgctgccgtttggtagaaatcgcggttttcgtctgtatgcaaatgagttctctcgcagcactgggggcgtccccaatgctgcaagagaaatctccatcttcttcaggaatggcttctccctgtgtcgtcttctggagctgggttcaaacttctaggtctcgggcagagccgactgcgcatgcccacaggccataagaaaatggcagcttgcaccagcttactatgtaagcggccataatCCCGAGACCTAgcagattgaaacccagctccggaagaagacacaatgagagggcgttccagaagaagatggaggcggcgctggagagttctctcgcagcattggggaagcccctagtgctgtttgagcgctgaggaccgcccccagtgctgcaagagaactcatttgcatacagacaaaaaccacgatttctaccaaacggcggtgcggagaagacatctaaaggtaggagaagaatagcttttcttaaggctattcctatgtgttagtgagataaaatgtgattttaatggtagaatctcttaaAGGAAGACTGACCAAGGTCTTTTTTTGGGAATCTTTGCTTGCAGATGGATTACTTGTAAGTGTTGCGTCAGAGGAGTAGACCTGTGGATACTTACTAGGTGTGAATACTCCGTCCCGAACATCAGATCGCGTTTCTTGGTCTTTGAGAAGAAGAATGGAATTTGACAAGGTGTAATCTGTCTGTGTCGCGATACTGCAAAATCCAGGTTCTGTCAATTGCGAATCCTCAAACGTTCCTTCTTCTACTTTTATTCTCTCATACGCGGAGGTGACGGGAGGCTCCTGGAGGATTTCGGTGGTGGCATCTTGAAGCATATCTTCATCCACTTTTATCATTACAATTGCTGAGGTGGTTGGAGGTTGTACCATTGGCTGCTGGAAGCTATTGGTGGCTATATTGAAAGGTCTCTTCCTTTTTCTTTTACGGTCTTTTCTCAAGTTTTCTTCGATAATACATTCTCCATCACCGACAATTGGGAAAATAGTGGGTATGGCGTCGACCCTCAAGGTTCTTCCATGAATATTGATAATGTACGAGTCCAGAGAGAAGTGGCAGGAGCAAAGGCGGTATTTGTTTCGCTTGTTTTCATCCAATATCTTCTGGGCCAAGGCATCTAAGTCTGAAAATATTTGACCCGTCTGCTGAAGCCATATTTTTATTCTTGAGAAATCCTTAGGAAAGGGGTGCAAGATGATCTGCCCATTCTGGCCCCTTTTTCCGGTTTTGCTAATACATTGGTTTACCAGACAGCTAGGCATGACTCGGATAAAACGGTCCTGTATAGGAGAACAAATATATACATAGATTTATTAGCAACTCAAATTTGGCATTATTTTAACAAGAGAGGGaaacagttcagtcccattcaagtcagtGGAATGGGGCAATACAAAGCACAGCTTCTACAATATGTATGGCATGGTGCGTGATATTTGGTGAAGAGGCTGTACCCTCCCCCCAGAAagtcattcacttttctggtcctgtgcaatacagatttttttgttctgctttgcttttctgcaaggtggggccttagccttaaacaattAATGTCACTTGCACCAATTCTGCCCCTTCCATCATCAAAGTGCAACAGAAATCTGGATACATCCGACCACCTGACAGGTTTTGCCTACTGGAGACTTGCCCTCCTGTTCTTCAGCTTGCTCAGCGTCCTCCTCTCATCTTTTACGTGATACCTATGCTATGGGGGATGGCATTTCAATGGAAGCACAGgtaataggggagggggctggctTGTTGGATTTTACAGCCTTAAAGATGAATGACCTATGtttaggataggtgatcaatcaAAGATGGATGGAGTCCGACACCCAGGATCTCCTCTGATCAGCTGGTCGTGTGAACACTGCAGCCTTTTCACTGAGAACCAAACACAGCACTGTACTTGTACATAGTGGCGGTGCAtggcattcacttaaatgggactgagttgctcaCAGATCATTGAGTGAATAGTGATGAGTGAACATGATATCAAGTGGCCTGTCAAGCAGTGCTGCTGttgcttcaaacagttgatcagtaggggtcctgagtagtgatgagcgagtagtattcgataaaacacctcaccggcataggaatgcgtgtaatcggccgaacaccaaggggttaaaaagctttgaatattcaatgtgcttaacccctttgtgtttgaccgattacacgcattcttaTGTCAGcgaggtactcgatcgaatactactcactcatcagtAGTCCTGAGTTATAGTTTTCCCTCACAATCttcaattgataacctatcctaaggatcatgGAGGCTTCATGGCACCACCATAACACATATAATGCTGGGGCTCCACGGAGTTAGTGGAGCTCCCATGTTATAGGGTGCAGGCTATGTGATTATTGAAGGGTGCCTCACCATAACACATACTGCAAAATGCTGGGGCTCCATGGAGCTAGCGGAGTTCCCATGTTATAGGGTGCAAGCTATATGATTATTGTGGCGGGCACTGCCATGACATTATTGGAGCTCCCATGTTATAGGGTGCAGGCTATATGATTATTGCGGCGGGCACTGCCATGACATTATTGGAGCTCCCATGTTATAGGGTGCAGGCTATGGGATTATTGCAGCTGGCACTGCCATGACATTAGCAGGGCTCCCATGTTATAGGGTGTAGGCTATGTGATTATTGCAGCTGGCACTGCCATGACATTAGCAGGGCTCCCATGTTATAGGGCACAGGCTATATGGTTATTGCAGCGAGTACCGCCATGACATTATCGGGGCTCCCACGTTATAGGGTGCAGGCTATATGGTTATTGCAGCGAGTACCGCCATGACAGACTCACAGACtgtgtatacctctatatacatACATGTCATTGTGCAATGCTCTATATACCTTGTGTTCCTCACCATTACTAAGATCTCTGCTATCCGGCAGTGACCAGGCAGCAGGTGTGTCCATGTCCGGCTGACACAGGGTCACtaccacagacagctctgctttgCCTATACGATACGTGTCAGTCCCATCTATGTACATGACATACAAGCAGCACACACACGGATGACAGAAGATGACATCACCCGCCATTGTGCACACACATTACCTGCTCCCCGTGTTGCAATGCTAATCCTgagaatgctgggacttgtagtcctgctGCACTGCACAGCACAGTACAGGCGGCAGCTCACATTGCGGGCTATTCACACACAGTCCATGTCACCACAGTGCAGCGGGttacaggaggtcacgtggtcggatgggagggggcggggcttagtgctgATGGAGACAGAAGGAGAGATCAGTATGGTGGAGGgtctgagagagagagagcgagggggaaccatggggagcagtctgtgtgagagaaagAGGGGGaaccatggggagcagtctgtgtgagagagaggggtcatggggagcagtctgtgagagagagagagagagagggggggaaccatggggagcagtctgtgagagagagagaaccatggggagcagtctgtacgagagagggggaaccatggggagcagtctgtacgagagagggggaaccatggggagcagtctgtgagagagagagaaccatggggagcagtctgtaagaagaGAGAGGGGGaaccatggggagcagtctgtgagagagagagaaccatggggagcagtctgtaagaagaGAGAGGGGGaaccatggggagcagtctgtgagagagagggggtcatggggagcagtctgctaGAGAGAGGGggtcatggggagcagtctgctaGAGAGAGGGTTGTCATAGAGAGCAGTCATCGTTAGAGAGAAGGTCATGGgaagcagtctgtgagagagagggggtcatggggagcagtctgttctAGAGAGAGGggtcatggggagcagtctgttctAGAGAGAGGggtcatggggagcagtctgagagagagagaggggtcaTGCGGAGCAGTCTGTTCTAGAGAGAGGGGTCATGAGGAGCAGTCTGAGAGAGAGGggtcatagagagcagtctgttcTAGAGAGAGGggtcatagagagcagtctgttcTAGAGAGAGGGGTCATGAGGAGCAGTCTGAGAGAGAGGggtcatagagagcagtctgttcTAGAGAGAGggtcatggggagcagtctgttctAGAGAGGGGTCATGAGGAGCAGTTTGTTCTAGAGAGGGGTCATGAGGAGCAGTTTGTTCTAGAGAGGGGTCATGGGGGAGCAGTCTGTTCTAGAGAGAGGGGGTCATGGGGGAGCAGTCTGCTAGAGAGAGGGTTGTCATAGAGAGCAGTCATCGTGAGAGAGAAggtcatggggagcagtctgtagtgtgatgATGATAAAAAGCTCGTCTGACACTTTTGATGTTTCATAGTGACATGTCAAAACTTTTGATCGGTCCAGGTGCCAGGATCTCCAACTATCTCTAAATGATAGGATCAGGCGCTGAGCTGAGAATAGCGCCCCCTCTGCTGTGGTCATGTTGTGAATCCATAGACCACTACTGAGAGCTGAACAGATATAAGGCGACCTGGCCCTCAGCTCAGCACTTCTGTCACTGTATAGTCCTCCCAACCGTCCCTTATAATTTTTGTGGGTCAGGTATGTCTAAGTGGGTGGTGATGGGTGGGGGGCCCACttctgaaacctttgcactgggcccaccaatgtgttgaaACGGCCCTGGTGTAGATTATGTTCATCGATACTGGAATGAAACTATACCAGAACATTGCAGTACACGCCGGCCTCCAGACCTGACCCTCCAACTACCTGGGGGCTACATCAAGGACTCCGTGCGTCTCACAACCTCCAAGCCACAGGATCTGAACCAATCAAGACAATTGGAGTCCATATCCAAGAACTAAACTACTGCCAAGATATCTGCTGCCCCACTGGTGGAAACTGAACATTTGTAGATGAAACGTGGATACATAGTATTTCTGTTTATCAAATTTGTGTTGTATACCCTCGGTTATGAATACAGAGGCGATAACTTTGCACCCTTCTTTTTGAATCACCCTGTATAGTAGGGGTCGGTATAGGCGCAGGGACTCCTCATGATGATGTAGGGAGTCCAGTTCTCGGGACCACATCCAGCTTAGtccatgtgcaggaggcctaaacaCATATGCTCCGGGAACGGCGTTCCAAAGTCCAATCCTTTACCAGGTGGTTACTGTCTCGATGGGATAGCCTTTTTGGATACAGAGACTCCATCTTCTATCTGTTTGTTCTTGCAGGCTTCTCAGTTATCTATATGACGTGTATAAGATTACAACCAGGCACTGCTATGAAAATAATAGGTAAAATGCTTTATTAAAAATGTAGCAATCCATGTAAAAACAAAGTGCACATGACGGACTTGCCCTGATGGCTTCTCCTGGGGCGGGCGCTCACATTAACAGTACACTTCGTTATACAACTGCTTATCGACATCACAAAATACATCAAATTCCATAAACGTACATAGCTTAGAGCTTACGGGGCTTGTTTTTAGCTAGACAACTTGTATTTTCTAATGGCACCAGTTTTCCAAATAATACACTGCAAAACATGACCAAATATTAACATCTCCGCTACCCCTGACCACCAGAGAAGCAGATACTGACCCATCTACTACCCCTGACCACCAGAGAAGCAGATACTGACCCATCTACTACCCCTGACCACCAGAGAAGCAGATACTGACCCATCTACTACCCTTGACCACCAGATGGGCAACCATTAAACTATACATTACCCTAGCCCACCAGGGACAGACCTATTCTGTCTTAAAATCACACGGTGACACCAATGTTGCACCTTATgcacaaaaaaaatatttcatttctGCAGCATTTGTACAGTGGCTTGcagaagtattcacaccccttgaactttttccccattttgtcaccttacaaccacaaacctaTATGTATTTTATTGGGATTTTAAGTGATAAGTAGCTGATAATTTTGAAGTGgcaatactttgtagagtcaCCTTTCGCTGCAATTCCAactacaagtcttttggggtcgGTCTCGATCAGCTTTGCCCATCTAGAGTCTGAGATTTTTGCCCGTTCTTCTCTGTAAAATAGCTGAAGCTCAGCCAGGTTGGATGGAGATGTCGGTGAACAGCAGTGTTCgggtcttgccacagatgctcaatgggatttaggcctGGACTGTGACGGGGCCGTTCTAACACATGGATATTTTTTTATCTAAACCATTCCCCTGTAGCTCTGGctttatgtttagggtcattggtgaatctccttcccaatcTCAAGTCTTtttcagcctccaacaggttttcttccaggattgaaCTGTATTCtgctccatcttcccatcaactctgaccagcttccctgtccctgctgaagaaaatccTCCCCCCAGTATGAcgctgccccctatgtgtcacagtggggatggtgtgttcagggggatGATCAGAGTTACTTCTCTaccacacatagcgctttgcagttaggccaaaaagttcaagtttggcctcatctgaccagagcaccttcttccccagagtgaccagtgctctccttgcttgatGTGTTCTTTtcggtggacggccatgtcttggtaggtttgccgttctagaatactttttccatttttggatgatggcttCAACAGTGCACCTTGGGATGGTCacagcttgggatatgttttataacctaaccctgctttaaacttctccacaacttcacctctgtcctgtctggtgagttccttgatcttcatgatgctgtttgttcactagtgttctctaacaaaccactgaggccttcacaggacaggtgtatttatactgagactacattacacacagccAGACTCTATTAACCCATTAAGTGACTCCTGAAGGCaattatgcgcactggatgttatTTAGGGGTATAAGAGTACAGGGGGCTGGATACTTttacatgtcacacttttcagaattttatttgattaaaatttagatatccatgtatcattttctttccacttcacaattatctgctactttgtgttgtacATAAAATCTCAATAAAGTTCATTAAAGTTTGTggatgtaaggtgacaaaatgtgacttTTGCAAGCCACGTTACCAAAGGGATCGTATTCGCGACCAGACTCTGTATAGATTATAGTTATCGATCGAGGTTCTCATAGACTCCTGAACCAACCATGACAcgttttttcaaaaatatttttatttttttccctattatttCCAACCCTATAAATGACCCCATTGAATGTTTATTTAGAACCTGGTAACATGTACAGTCTAGAGACCAATGTAACAGCGAAGAGCTAGAGGCAAGTAacctatacagagtatatacacaGCCGGACATTGGGCCGTCACGGTCCCTGTAGACTGACTCCATCTTGTAATCCTGCTTGTATTTGGCAGCCAAGTGCTTGCCCCTGAAACCGATTGACTTAAGGTGATGTCCGGCTCCCTATGTTCCAGCGGGGCAGTCACACACCTCActtattgtttttaataattttttctgCCTTACAATATTTATTTGTAGGTGAAACTTTCTCTGAACACTCCGCCTGTGCGTCACCTCTCATGTACGAGTCCACTGCTGTATTCTCCGATGTTTTAGCAGACCATAACACCCCTGTCCAATGTGAATCCGCTGATGGCGCGCAGTATT includes the following:
- the LOC142204796 gene encoding uncharacterized protein LOC142204796, with protein sequence MPSCLVNQCISKTGKRGQNGQIILHPFPKDFSRIKIWLQQTGQIFSDLDALAQKILDENKRNKYRLCSCHFSLDSYIINIHGRTLRVDAIPTIFPIVGDGECIIEENLRKDRKRKRKRPFNIATNSFQQPMVQPPTTSAIVMIKVDEDMLQDATTEILQEPPVTSAYERIKVEEGTFEDSQLTEPGFCSIATQTDYTLSNSILLLKDQETRSDVRDGVFTPSFVNEKPKIMSRIQKGRDLCHTVDVQRITVKEEPEYYSDTDVSTRYWRVESSVSGKQELLLQAQMCNGVEQSCHSENST